The Setaria viridis chromosome 9, Setaria_viridis_v4.0, whole genome shotgun sequence sequence attacatgtatggaggctaattcacgagacgaatctattaagcctaattaatccatcattagcacatgtttactgtagcaccatattgtcaaatcatggactaattaggcttaatagattcatctcgcaaattaatcttcatttgtgcaattggttttataattaatctatatttaatactaattagtatccaaacattcgatatgacagaaattttagaaggtcctaaagaaccaaacaccccaaagTTATTTGCTATACTTGTAGGAATTGAGAATGTTGTACACAAAATTCCCGAATTACAAATAGGGTCTTACTGTTCTGAATAAGGAATGGCATTAGTGTCAACTGAACTGCATGTAATCCAAAACTGTAAATGTATCATCTATTTTTGGTGCTGTGGTGTAACTGGCTTGAGCAAATGATGAACTAATACGACAATAATCACATCTCAGTAGTTCATATGTAGCTTATCAGGAAGTGGTTAGCTGCTAAACATGTTACTTGTAGTAGTTGGATACTGAACTGTAAACATGCCTGTCTAGTACTCTAGTGACATAGGGCAGTACTAATTACATAGCTTATCAGGAGGAGGTGAAGCTCTGGTCTACTTGACAAATGTGAAAATATACTCTCTTTTTAATGTTAGAGTAAGATACAAAGATACTGTACAAGCCTAATGTCTTTGAAGCATCTTATACAAACTTAGTCCTTTTGTTTTGCTGGAAAATAGAGGCAACATTAATGGGAACAAGCACACTAAAGAGAGGGGTATGTCCTTGTTAGTTTGATCCATCTCAGCTCCATCATGAGATGAGAGCATGCACGCACACATTGTTCTGACTTTTGATGCTCTGGATGTGGTCTCTGTTATTCCTCCCATTTTTGATTCGTCTGTCAGAGATGAGAACCATTCAGGACCACAGGTCCACCATATTTGGACATATAGATTGGAAGAGGACAAGTGAGGGCAGCATCCATTTCCTTTCCATCTGTATTGGTTGCTAATTACATGAGCCTATGAATCTAGGATGCAGTAGACTGATGTTTATTTACAATGTCATCAGTAATGCCAGGATATGCTAGTTTTGGAATCACCATAATAGCGTAATGATAAGCATAGGTCAAGAGGCCAGGACCAACCATCCAATAACAATAACAAATTAGCTTAGGCCAGCCTAATTTGGTTGGGCAAACTCTTCCAGGGGTTAGTGGAAGGCAAAAGCCTGATTAGGATAAAAATACAGGCACCAGTAATCACCCTTGTCAACATTATGTGAAGCAGAGGCAGCAGAGTTTCAGAAGTTCTGCTGCCCTGCTCCAGTCTTTCATTGGTGCTATTGCTACAATATAGAAATAGTACATCTTAAGCAAACAAATCATTTTTTCCAAGCATATTTAAGCTACAAATTGGCAGGCCATTGCTGGATTGTTTTCTCAGGGGTTGGACTTACATGCCTACAGAACAAAGATTATATTAAATAAAACGCCAATATCGTTTCCTGATAATTAAAGAGAGATGTGACACCAGAACTAGTTCTTCCCCATCACTCATAATTGCTGGCTTTTCCCTCCTCatctcaaaaaaataaaaagaaaagaaaaaaaaatcaaagggaTGAGTGAGCAGCGACAACTCCACGTCTGGAGCCAGGTGATGTATGAGTGCATGTACTACACGATACACCGAAAATTAAAAACGCATTTATCCCCCGAATTATCAACTGGACTGTGCTCGCTGGTCTCGCAGCAGCCGAGCCCAACTGCACACAAAAGAAATGGCTGCATGAGCAGgcacagggaaaagaaaaaactaaacgAAAAGTATTAGACCAAACCCAAAGCCCTTAAGCTAAAGATTATCAATGATTGCGTCTCCAGCCCCCATTGTCCTTTGCACAAGTACTCCTCCTGCCAGTCCTGTAGGGTGCCCCATGCAGTGTGCCACGGATTAATTGGCCATAAAATTTAGCGGCAAGGGGCGAGCGCGATTGGGAGCTCAAAATAATGGAGCCGGTTGGCCATTGGGGAGACACGCCGGATTTGTTTAATCCCCTGGCCGCTGGCCCTAATCCCCCACCCCTTCTTATAAGCAATGCTGGGCGTTGCACCCCGTCTTCACCGCGCCGATCAGCTTGCTTAGCCGGCCTAACAGCGACAGAGCAGCCAAAGAAGAAGCGCGAAGAAATCACCGTGCTCGATCAGTTGATCGATCTCACCGGGTGATCTCGATCAGAGCCTTCCTGGAGATGACGGGGTTCGGGTCGCCGTGCGGGGCGTGCAAGTTCTTGCGGCGCAAGTGCGTGCGCGGGTGCGTCTTCGCGCCCTACTTCTGCCACGAGCAGGGCGCGGCGCACTTCGCCGCCATCCACAAGGTGTTCGGCGCCAGCAACGTGTCCAAGCTCCTCGCGCACCTGCCCCTCGCCGACCGCCCCGAGGCCGCCGTCACCATCTCCTACGAGGCGCAGGCGCGGCTGCGCGACCCCATCTACGGCTGCGTCGCCCACATCTTCGCGCTCCAGCAGCAGGTGCCGCCCGTGTGCATATCTTGTCTTGCTCTCGACTTCTCGAGCGCGCGCGCGTCCATGGCTTGTTTGCTGATCTGAGTCGTGTGCTTCAATTCGATCAGGTGATGACGCTGCAGGCGCAGCTGGCTTCGCTCAAGGCACAGGCGGCGCAGGGGCAGGGCGTGCACGACGACGCCAAGGGCGGCTACATGGGCAGCGCGGCGGAGCAGCTAGGGTACGGCTACCCCTGGTGCAACGGCAATGgaggcgcgggcgccgccggcgggccgtcCGCGCAGCCGAGCGCGTACAGCAATGGCGGCCACGAGTCCCTGACCGCGCTGCTGGGCTCGGACTGCTACATGCAACAGTCGCTGTACCACGCGTTCGAGCAGTCCggcgcggacgacgacgacggccggcaGGCGGCCGCCTTCGAGGCCGCGGCGGACTCCTCGTCGTTCGGGGCGGAGGAGAGCGGGTGGAGGTCGTCGTCGGGGTACCAAGACTGCGAGGACCTGCAGAGCGTGGCTTACGCTTACCTGAACCATCGCTCGTAAGAACTGAGAACTACTAGTGCAGAAAATATATCACAAgagatatatagatatatatctGTTCTCAATTCCTCGTCGTGTTTTGGACTTGAGCTTGGGTAATATATGTCCGATTTTCGATCGATCGGTCGGTCGCATCGATCTCTGCTAGAAATAATTCAGAAGCATGATGCATTTATGAGAgttcattgatgatatattgatcaGTGTAGAAACCTAATTAATTaggcagaaaaaaaattattgttatGATCatgcagctagctagcttggtCAGTTTGGGGTTGTGTTTTCTTCTCTCCAGTCCTCTCTCTAGCTGCAGCAGTCTGCAGATAAGGTTAGATTTCTCATGCCGGAAAAATGTACTGCAAGGAATATAGAAGCCAGCAGCATATTGAATGAGAGACAGCTGATTGATTCATGGCCACACGTGCAAGATCCAATTAGCTTACTATTTTTGTTGACTCCTTTTACTGAAACTCTTGCTGATGGGACACATCTTCTACATAGCTTGATGATATGATAGAACCCTTTGTCTCACAGCGAATCGTATAATAATTCTCCTATATGTGGATTTATTGTGCCTGCTTAATTGGTTCAAGTAACTTTTAACAGCATGCcttactcctaattagtgtctaataTGCCTACTACACTTAGCTGTTTCCAGGACTACACACGCTAAACACTGTCCATTCTGGGAACTGGCCCACTTAACTACTCTTAGGGCATGCCACCTTGTGGTAATTAACTCCGTAAAACATCTGTATTGTCTTGGTAATTTGAAAATGCTAGACAAGGATTTTAATCAGAGTCTCAATTTGGAAATTAAATGCTAGTTCAATTTGAACTAATTGGCATGTTCTAGCCTAATTTATCTAAAAGCGGAGGGAGTAAGTGGCTAGCTTAGGTGACTATTTACATAATTGTAAGGCCATGGAATTATTCTTTTAAAAAGGCAGGTCAGGCTAGGATAAGTTACAGCAGGATGGAGCAAACGACTCATGATTACGGAAGGTACTCACTACTCAGATGGGGTCATATGGACTAAGCATGTGTAGTACGTATAGACGCAGTAGGTCAAATGATGTTGCTACATCTATACAACCATATCATTATTTGGATAATGATTATGAATACACTAGACTGAACATAATTAAGCGtgaacaacccaacatgaaatATAATGTAACTATTTACAGTAAGATAGTAAACCGACTAATCAAGAGGTTGTATATATGGCTGCGCAAATCGTATGTGAATCCTCCTAAACAGTCCCAGTAATTGACTTCCTACATCAACATGTTTGGTGGAAGAGGTCCGAATTTTTATCCCATCATCTAAAAATCATACCTAAGGAAGAATAATATCTATTAGATTTTGAAGTGAAATGCATCATAGGTCTGTAAACTATTAATATATTCTCATCTAGGTTCATGAACTCTTAAAGTGATTATCTAGCTCGCAGTTTTTATCATATGGAAGAAAAACAATAAGTACATGTATAGCTAATCTATATATTTGCATGGATTACCAGATCGAGAACTTCAACTGTATTATCCGTAAATTCCTTGATTTGTGGAATAGCTTCAGAACTAATCATGTTTAGTGTTTATTTATCAAGCCAGAAGCAAGTGTAGTATGGCCTTAGTCATTACTCACTCAAATACAACTAGAACCCACTTTATCTTTTGAGGAATGAGCGTACTAAAATAATGGTGAgtcttttttcttcctccttaaCATGTCCTAAAAATCTCATATGTCCTTTTATTTGTGGTGTGAGGAGTAGTATATATGCTAATAGAGTACTAGTTGAAAGCGAGAATAACCATAAAGTGTATTTTCCTTTTGGTGGTTTAAATTAAATCTGAAACAGGTCAATTAAGTGTGTGGCAAAAGTTGTTTCCAGAATTACTAAAGTTTATATTCCACACACTAACTGTGTATTTTATAAATGGATACAGGATCCACACATAATGAATTAATGCTACAACATGGAAAGTAAAACATAATAAAAAGGATGTCACTTTGCATCCTAATCAACACAGACGTACACATCACAGGAAACATAATACCATATCATACAATGCAGGAGATGGAAGCATCAATCATTGCTGTCTTTACAGTGAAGAGCTAACAAGGCGAGCTTTTTCCATATGCTTGCCTCTTctcaatatatttttatatatgacTTAATAAAATCGACCTAATATGTATGATATAATAACAACAACATTATGAGTCCATTTCTAGGAAAATGAATTCCCAACCAAAATCCAAGTTATTGACTCTTACGAAGAAAATGAATTCCCAACCAAAATCCAAGTTATTGACTCTTACGAAGAAAATGAATTCCCAACCAAAATCCAAGTTATTGACTCTTACGAAGAAAATGAATTCCCATATGCATATCTTGATTCATCCTGAATGTAAATTAACTTGACATCTACACTCAGTTTAAGCAACTTGGTATATATTGGAGTGAGCGATTGGGATGAGTGTGTACCATCAAATTAAGAAGGTAATATACATAAAAACTACATGGAGTAGTGCTGGACTTGAATCCTCAAATGGTCGAATGTAAAATGCATATGGAAGTTCCTAACGGAACCAATTTCTTGTGAGCCTTAGAAATCTTGTGAGAAATGTTATTGGAAGCGCGATGCAAATTAAAAACGAAATGAAAACATCCCTTCTTGCTTCCGGACATTGTTTATGGTACATTTTGCAAATTGACGAAGCACCAATATTTTGGCTCGTTTGTTTGTTTATCGGTGGGAGGGATCTTGATGCATTGATCCTACTTTAGCAGCAGTAACCCTAGTTTAGGGTGTTCTGAAGTTCAAGGACAGTCTATACCATGTCCAAAATAGCCAAAAATGGATCAGGCACCAAgcttattcatttttttttctaggaaTGGGAGCAGTTTGTTATGAATGGTCCTGAAATAAAAAGAGCTGTTTTTAATTGAATCCTGTAAAATAAATTCTTGAGTTCCAAACTTCCTTTAAGGCTTTAAACACGACAGGACTGAAGCCTGACAGGCCCATAAGCAGATCAAGCGGCCCGACCATGCACCACATCAGCTAGGGCCAAGCTAGGTAATGTGTCATTCATGCCCCGAGTCCACTGCATCCTGAAGTAATCAAGCAAAGCGTGCTCGAATCTAGCCGCACGAATCAGTCATCGGTGGCAGTCCAATCCTTGCACTCGTCTTATATAGGCTGTCCTTTTGGGGCTTTTGCCATCCTTGTGAATTGACGTCTGAAGGCTCCAATTCTACCTTTCATTTCCCTGTCTGTTCTCCAATCCCTATGCACTATGCATCAAACTTTTGCGTATCTAACGAGTGACTAATCCACTTAGGCAATATGAAACCATACGTGATTTCTGATGTGTTCTTCCGTTTAAACCACATGCATGCTCATGAGCTTCACCCATTACAGCTGACCTGAAACCGGCAAGCAGTACAGTACTACAGCCTCGCACCAAATCAAGCTCCCGAAAGCGGAGCTGAACTAAACAAAATCAAACGCACGCTAGCTGCAAATCaacaagttctttttttttcgcgCGCGGTTTCTTGACAGAGTTTGATGCTAAGGATTCATCTCGTGTAGCTGCCTTCTTCCTGCTCGCCGAAGCCGCAGTACATCTCCTGCAGCGACGCCGACCCGTCGCAGCTCGGCGCGCTGTAGCACCCGGAGCTCTGCGTCGACAGGGACTCGGGCTCCATTGGCCACCTCTGCAGGAGAGGGCTCCCCGCCGCCTGCGGGCCGCCCGCCGTCATCGTCTGCGCCACCTGCGCCTTCGCCTGCAACACCTGCATCTGCAAGCTCGCCACCTGCGCAGGTTGATTGTGTGCATGAATTTGGGATTTCAGCGGCGTCACGCGCGAGAGATCGAGAAGCTAGTAATCTTCTGCACAGGCAGGAGTTAATGcatgcgccggccggccggccggcggcaagggcgCGCGCGTACATGGAGGTAGTGGGGCACAGCGTACCTGCTGCTGCAGCGCGAAGATGTGGGCGACGCAGCCGTAGATGGGGTCGCGCAGCCTGGCCTGCGCCTCGTAGGTGACGGTGGCCGCCGCCTCGCTCCGGTCGGCGGGGGCCACCTGCTGCAGCAGCTTGGCGGCGTTGCTGGCGCCGAACACCTTGTGGATGGCCGCGAACTGCGCCGCCCCGTCCTCGGCGCAGAAGTGGGGCGCGAACACGCACTCAGCCGCGCACTTGCGCCGGAGGAACTTGCACGCCCCGCACGGCGACCccggcgtgccgccgccgctgcccgaggacgccatggccgtcgtcgccgcctccgtcaacGCCTGCTGATCGCTCGCACCCGGTCCGCACGTACGCGTCTCCCCTCCGGTCCACCTAGCTACAAGCTCTGCTAGCTAAGACAACCACCGCAACTTGCTAGCAGCCGCCGCACGGGGGAGGCTAAGCTCGAGCTCGAGTTTTATAGAGGAGAGACACGACAAGGGCTGCAAGGTCGCGAGGGGACAAGGCTAGAGAGAAACCCGCACGATGTAGAGGAGAGCAAGCGACCTGTGGGGCATCGTCTTGCGTATCAACCTCTCCAACATCGCTGATTCGCACAAGTTATGGGCCATGCGTTTCACGAGAGAGGCAGGGATGGGCACGCTCGCAATTCATGCAAAACTACTCTACTGGCTAGAGGTCACACATGGACTACTAGCTTGCGCAGCCGACATTGTGACACTGACATGTTGGCCTGTGCATATGCCGAACTTCACATAAGACTGTCGGCATCAAGTAAACTGCCAAATGTCAATGCCCCAAATTTTGTCACCTAGCACACGTAGCTTCAATTCATCACACTTTGAGTAGACTCACATAATTGGATCACTCGTGCATGTGACCTTGTCGAGGACTAGGGCAAAAGTTTCAACAAGATGTAATGTAAGGAAAACCCAGCAGGCCTTTGATAGACGAGCTAAAGAATTCCTGAAGAGGAGAAGGTGGTGTACGTGTGGTGAATTAGTTCGTCCGGCCAAAGTGGTTCCGGCGGTCGtgtgctggccgccgccgccgccggacgtcgGAGAAAAAGGCACGCAGCCACGGCAGCTTTTGTCCGCCGAACGCCGCCAGCTTTATGTGACGAGCTGAGCTGAGCTTGCTCGGGCGCTGCCGCTCCTACGTAGGAGTACGTGGTTTCTGCTGCCTTTTCCCTTTCCCTGCCTTGCGTTCTCGTGTCCGGTTGCTCCGTTTGTTTTGTCGCTGCACCATGCGTTTGGTACACCGATGGCCCTGTTTGTTGCGCAAAATTCCGGGGTCTGCGCTTACCTGCACGTCACATCGCACGGTCGACCGTTCCGGACAGGAGCTAAGATACATCGGTGTCAATTATGCATCGGCTGGAGAGAACAAAATTATAAGATGGGAGTACAGTTTGGTTGGCACACTAGTACTTGTGCactactgtttttttttttgaagatttTGTGCTCTGTTTTTGAAGCGATAAAATCAACACGGCTGCAGGATGCTTATTAATCCATCTCTAGATTTCTGTTGCATGCTTGCACGAAGCTTAATTATGTTTTATTTTCTCTAATACTCCACTTGTATCTTTGTATCAAGAGATATGCTTAATTAATTATGTTACTATAATTTAGGTTTAGGATATTTTGGTTCTGAATAAATTTTATACGAATTTTACAATGAATGGAACACATACTGCAGCAGTTCGATATGTGTCTGCTCAACTGCAGGTCAGCTAGGTGGTGATGATGACTCATGATTAAGGACACTAGATTGTCCTTGATTATTCTTAACAATTGGGGGTTGTTGCAATGCTCACCTCAAGTGCGCCAGCTCTGCAGACACAGCTACCGCCCTCTACCGATAAACAAAGCCCATCCAGCCGAATACAAATAACTGCGCACGTAACCTGATCACCATAGTTTATCATGCAATTATGCGGGTGTCTCCGTGCAAGCTTTTGCATCAAGGCATGATTAGGATAATGTGCGCGCCAATGCAGCTTGTCTGCTTGCTTCATCTGATTTCTTTTTCATTTGTGTGTGCGTGCAAGTCCGCGCCAGTGGTGTGTATTTGCATTATTGTGCGAAGCTAGCTAGTGCGTACGTGTACATGTTCGCCATGATAAGAACACAGGGGACACGGGGGCTAGTGCATGAGTGTCTAGGAGATTAGTTAAAcaagtggggggggggggggggggggggggttgaggAAGAATGATCTATGGTGTAGGTTTGGGGATGGAAAAGACGATacaaactagtccatcaacctgtgctcccgcacgggctattGTTTTTAAACACTGTTGAATCTAAAAATTATCTAGAAATTAAACTTTTAGCTACTAtctcatttttttaatacttcaacataatactcatgtatgtacttatctttatccagttatgattgatttttaattagtaattactctataaactttttgatccacattcacacttttttcattttgtatcgcacttACATACATTGTATTTAGCATAAAaaccaatatttttcatcaatttctcacatacatgtataaatggtttaaatggtgacactcatcatgtgtatacaCTTTAACTTAGtgtttctatattaacaatgacagaaataggtaatttagaattatatattagttaacttttggatatttctatatgatgcacatgaagactattagattaagatttaggtatttactttatattatttttaataataacatagatgggtaacttagatacaaatttagaatgatattttaaattATAGTTTATAATGATCatatgagtaaattggatgaagattatgagattactttagattattttttataaaggCCGACGttagtaatttagatataggttcagagtttattttgaatattttcataatgatagtggtgtataactttttagaaaatataatagatcaataactatgattattagagtttacaagaTTGGTATTTGgtgtttttgattttttaaagaatttttgggatttgtctttttttttctagcgtgtctcgtaggaactaatgcggagtttccaataaaaaaataagaccacattgctacaaaactattaccatgagTTACATTCaattgttaaatattcaaacacaatacttatatatagatataaagctattatcttcatccgatttTGATAGATTTTATATAGTAATTATTGTATAATATGCTCATctacatttataatctttcacttttcactttgcatcgtaggtatgtgcttgaatttatttaatggacCTTAAGTTTGaactataattttaacatagagaCCTATATTTTCATCACTtactctatatctttataaatggtgatgCACAttatgcgtatataccttagttattatatcatatactaatattgtaagaaatagacgatttagactcatctattgttgtatatttttgtggcggaaccaccgaAATTAAACTAGCTTAAGTGTGCTAACCATCACCTTAATGGTCAATCCGGTCACACACACTTAAAACGGTGTAATCCGACAGTCCGTCGAGTCAAGCCTGATCCAACCACTGAATATCTTGATCGAAacaacatgcaacaagtctcacacaaaggtgagcgCAGATGATACAATATGGTATTTCAATTTACAACATAGAGtttataattaatttacaaACCGAGTTTGAAATTCATATAATATTACAAGCTAGAGTTCTTGAAATAAATACAGTGGAAGTTTAAACGATAAAACGCGAATAAAGATACATGACAACATGAGTAGCCCgccacatgtcatccaacacgaGACCACCTCAAGGCAAGGTCGGAGACCACTCAACCGACCACCCTGCAGGTAAAGGATGGGCATCCAAGGTTGACCGGCAACCAACTCTATCATTTCATCACTAGTACCTGAAAGTAACAAcaaagtaaggctgagtatactaatactcaacaagacttaaatgactatggtatatacttagccaACTCCTAGTATgaaaggcttttggctgaggggtttgttttgactaaagcaactaagagtggatccttaATGTCAAGCTTTAgcatccaatttaaggttgagctaaccattctaagtgagcaacattttcaaacttgtcagtgtggaaaaaaaacaattgattaGATAACAATATCAACATCATTTCACATTTcctttcattccacttcttatTACGATGTGACACGGTGATTAAGATTCTCTTAACCGAGAGTGGTGGCGAATCGATTCGATTTATATCATTGCAAGGCGGACCTATACACACGACATGTGCATGCCCCATCAAGCCGCACATGGCAAACGGTCCCCTTAGAGAACAATGGCAGTTGCGAACTCATGCGACCCTTGAGTGCTAATCCCCACCGATACCTCCCCGGGTCTGCCGTGAGTTACTAACTAGTACACGAATAGGAAACATGACCAACTCAATCTGCAATCACACCTTAAGGTAATAGGTTTTACCagtttcaactacctcttacttcTAGAGTACTATTCAAACTCGATCAGTAGGGCCACAACGAACGGACCTTAATCGACATAGGCGGAGCGCAACCACAATACTAACTTCAATTTTATTTTCTGTCTCCACCCGGTCTCCAACTTTTCTTTCATCAGTGATTCATTCTCAAGTAACTTGCCATAAATATTGAAAGGTCCGATGTCTCGCGAGCgataggcaatcactcgacttctaccgttcttaattaagcatggcaTTTCTATcgacctacacatactagtattttGAACCTGGGAGTCctagggatcatgcaactaaggtttcattcaactcccaGGAACTTAATGTATAAAAGTAAACACGTATTTAagataattgcatagttttgaatTTAGgagttatgctccggggcttgccttcgagactagccttgggctcttctgaactttggttcaGGTCTTGGGATGCTTCAATTGGAGAGGCTTCACGCTGCTCACTCTTGGGCGCGCCGATCAATTCATAAAGACTGTCGACTAGCGGGTTATCTACATgaaaatgcatatgtatgagttgattgaaaggTGATGACACATGCATGAAGTCAAATTTAGAGAGTGCAACAACTCAATCATACAATATTTAAAGATCAAAGAAGAGCATACAAGCATATCATTATCTACACAAGGAACACTAGAGTTTTCATGTGAGACATAACCTTACCAACTAAACCAATAATATTTCAGTAACTTTGGTTGCAGCATGACATGAATACCTGGTCCTAAATAAGTGATTTAGCATGTCATGATGGTAACAAGATCTAGGTAAACCATGCTTATGAGTGAACTATAGCAATAACATA is a genomic window containing:
- the LOC117839705 gene encoding LOB domain-containing protein CRL1, whose amino-acid sequence is MTGFGSPCGACKFLRRKCVRGCVFAPYFCHEQGAAHFAAIHKVFGASNVSKLLAHLPLADRPEAAVTISYEAQARLRDPIYGCVAHIFALQQQVMTLQAQLASLKAQAAQGQGVHDDAKGGYMGSAAEQLGYGYPWCNGNGGAGAAGGPSAQPSAYSNGGHESLTALLGSDCYMQQSLYHAFEQSGADDDDGRQAAAFEAAADSSSFGAEESGWRSSSGYQDCEDLQSVAYAYLNHRS
- the LOC117839844 gene encoding LOB domain-containing protein 16 encodes the protein MASSGSGGGTPGSPCGACKFLRRKCAAECVFAPHFCAEDGAAQFAAIHKVFGASNAAKLLQQVAPADRSEAAATVTYEAQARLRDPIYGCVAHIFALQQQVASLQMQVLQAKAQVAQTMTAGGPQAAGSPLLQRWPMEPESLSTQSSGCYSAPSCDGSASLQEMYCGFGEQEEGSYTR